A window from Ictalurus furcatus strain D&B chromosome 16, Billie_1.0, whole genome shotgun sequence encodes these proteins:
- the kl gene encoding klotho produces the protein MAILRSAMCFLWLFLILGSCAFWKRLVAEPGAGIRTWDRFSKLPYPEDKAFLYDTFPEGFIWAVGTAAYQVEGAWQKDGKGKSVWDTFTRAGSRVVTGDVGSDSYHNMAGDLRALQQLGATHYRFSLSWPRIFANGTRSTYNEKGVEYYKSLILGLKRIRVEPVVTLYHWDLPESLQNAYGGWSDPVLVDLFRDYADFCFQTFGSNVKFWITMDNPFVVAWHGYGTGVVAPGIKNDPDMPFRVGHNLLKAHAAAWHVYDECYRARQGGRVSIALASHWIKPSRTRQESRRACQCSLDFVLGWFAHPLFVDGDYPPCMKHNLTHRLPSFTEAERQYVNGTADFFALSHGPALSFQLINDSLRFGQIEDLDLRMLLFWVHSEYNKPPIFVVESGWFVNGNTKTKDAKHMYYLKRFIVETLKAIRLDKVNVFGYTAWSLLDGFEWYREYGIRRGLYYVDFKSDHLTREPKTSAMFYSKLIEKNGFPQLPENRPLVGVFPCDFTWGVAANSIQVETTPMQFVDSSVYIWNISDNGKLKKLEGVEVPMHRRRHCVDFAAIRQQVSDIQHMHVSHFHFSLNWSSIVPTGRVSEANDTLLSYYHCFVSELRRANITPVVTLWHHTGKLSSLPVPLENNRGWQSEETVQAFAGYARLCFQRLGDHVKLWITLNEPNDENLGYAVGHQLLRAHALAWRVYDSEFRQSQGGKASLVLHMDWVEPAFSFNREDMAPAKRVLDLRVGWFAEPIFGSGDYPPVMRQWLQQRNTIDLFNYHLPTFSEEDQQLVRGTYDFFALSHFTTSMVYDEVEDKYLFKDTLEVQLISDVTWIMSPRRNSPVVPWGLRKALNWVASHYKGVPIYVMANGVQEDIAKFKDSLRVYYLYNYINEALKAYALDGVNLKGYFAYAFNDRHDPGFGMYGHVQEEDIVKSSLTHYKKIIDNNGFPVPGSPPQPCPHPPEHSPVCHVLAKRPVVGFISLVASAMLITMGVIIYYCTKRPK, from the exons ATGGCCATCCTCCGGAGCGCAATGTGTTTTCTGTGGCTGTTCCTGATTCTCGGTTCGTGCGCTTTTTGGAAGCGGCTTGTAGCGGAACCAGGCGCCGGGATTCGCACGTGGGACAGGTTCAGTAAACTGCCTTATCCGGAGGATAAAGCATTCCTGTACGACACGTTCCCCGAGGGCTTCATATGGGCCGTGGGCACCGCCGCATATCAAGTGGAGGGCGCATGGCAAAAGGACGGCAAGGGCAAGTCGGTCTGGGACACTTTCACTCGCGCAGGTAGTCGGGTGGTCACGGGCGATGTGGGCAGCGACAGTTACCACAACATGGCGGGAGATCTGCGCGCGCTCCAGCAGCTCGGTGCCACGCACTACCGCTTCTCTCTGTCGTGGCCGCGGATTTTCGCCAACGGCACGAGAAGTACTTACAACGAAAAGGGAGTTGAATATTACAAGAGTCTCATCCTCGGACTGAAGAGGATCAGAGTGGAGCCCGTGGTGACTCTGTATCACTGGGATTTACCGGAGAGCCTGCAGAACGCGTACGGAGGCTGGAGCGACCCTGTGCTTGTGGACCTGTTCAGGGATTACGcagatttttgttttcaaaCCTTCGGCTCAAATGTGAAGTTTTGGATCACAATGGACAATCCGTTTGTCGTGGCCTGGCACGGATATGGGACGGGAGTTGTGGCACCTGGGATTAAAAATGATCCAGATATGCCTTTTAGAGTTGGGCATAATCTTTTAAAG GCTCATGCTGCAGCGTGGCATGTGTATGATGAGTGCTATCGTGCCCGTCAGGGAGGGAGAGTGTCCATAGCTCTGGCTTCCCACTGGATCAAACCCAGCAGGACGAGGCAGGAGAGTCGAAGGGCTTGTCAGTGCTCGCTGGACTTCGTGCTGGGCTGGTTTGCTCATCCACTGTTTGTAGATGGAGATTATCCACCGTGCATGAAGCACAACCTCACGCACAGACTACCATCATTTACTGAGGCAGAGAGGCAGTATGTTAATGGCACTGCTGATTTCTTTGCCCTGTCTCATGGGCCTGCTCTCAGTTTCCAGCTGATTAATGACAGCCTGCGCTTCGGGCAGATTGAGGATCTGGATCTACGCATGCTTCTCTTCTGGGTTCACTCAGAGTACAACAAGCCTCCCATCTTTGTGGTGGAAAGTGGTTGGTTTGTCAATGGCAATACCAAGACAAAGGATGCCAAGCACATGTACTACCTCAAACGTTTCATAGTGGAGACTCTGAAGG CAATTCGACTGGACAAAGTGAATGTGTTTGGATATACTGCCTGGTCATTGCTCGATGGCTTTGAGTGGTATCGGGAGTATGGAATACGGCGCGGTCTTTACTACGTAGACTTCAAATCTGATCACCTGACGAGAGAGCCAAAGACCTCAGCCatgttttacagtaaattaatcgAGAAGAATGGCTTTCCTCAACTCCCCGAGAATAGGCCTCTTGTTGGTGTTTTTCCGTGTGATTTCACATGGGGAGTGGCTGCAAACTCCATACAG GTGGAGACTACACCAATGCAGTTTGTTGACTCAAGTGTGTACATCTGGAACATCTCAGACAATGGAAAACTGAAAAAGCTGGAGGGTGTGGAAGTCCCCATGCACAGAAGGCGCCATTGTGTTGACTTTGCTGCAATCCGGCAACAAGTATCAGATATCCAACACATGCACGTTTCCCATTTCCACTTCTCCCTCAACTGGTCCTCTATAGTTCCTACAGGTCGTGTATCAGAAGCTAATGACACCTTGCTAAGCTATTACCACTGCTTTGTTAGTGAGCTCCGGAGAGCCAACATCACCCCAGTGGTCACTCTTTGGCACCACACTGGAAAACTCTCCAGTCTACCTGTGCCACTGGAGAACAACAGAGGTTGGCAAAGTGAAGAGACAGTGCAGGCCTTTGCTGGTTATGCTAGGCTGTGTTTTCAAAGGCTTGGGGATCATGTTAAGTTGTGGATCACTCTGAACGAACCCAATGATGAAAACCTTGGCTATGCAGTCGGCCATCAGTTGCTTCGCGCCCATGCTCTAGCCTGGCGTGTGTATGACAGTGAGTTTCGCCAGTCACAAGGTGGGAAAGCCTCTTTGGTGCTGCATATGGACTGGGTTGAACCTGCATTTTCTTTCAACCGAGAAGACATGGCCCCTGCGAAGCGAGTTCTGGATCTACGTGTGGGTTGGTTTGCAGAACCCATCTTCGGCAGTGGAGACTATCCACCAGTGATGCGCCAGTGGCTCCAGCAGCGAAACACTATAGACCTGTTTAACTACCACTTACCCACATTCAGTGAAGAAGATCAACAACTGGTCAGAGGCACCTATGACTTCTTTGCCCTCAGTCATTTCACAACCTCCATGGTGTACGATGAAGTGGAGGATAAGTACTTGTTCAAGGACACATTAGAGGTACAGCTGATTTCAGATGTAACCTGGATAATGTCTCCAAGGCGTAACTCTCCAGTGGTTCCTTGGGGCCTACGCAAAGCCCTCAACTGGGTTGCTTCACATTACAAAGGTGTGCCAATTTATGTCATGGCCAATGGGGTTCAAGAAGACATAGCCAAATTCAAAGACAGTCTACGAGTTTACTATCTGTACAACTATATCAATGAGGCCTTAAAAG caTACGCACTGGATGGAGTCAATTTGAAAGGCTACTTTGCATACGCATTTAATGATCGGCATGACCCTGGCTTTGGCATGTATGGCCATGTGCAGGAGGAGGACATAGTGAAATCTTCTCTAACCCActacaaaaaaattattgacaATAATGGGTTCCCAGTCCCCGGTagtcccccacaaccctgtccCCACCCACCTGAACACTCACCTGTGTGTCATGTGCTGGCCAAGCGCCCTGTTGTGGGCTTCATCTCTTTGGTTGCTTCTGCCATGCTAATTACTATGGGTGTTATTATATACTATTGCACAAAAAGACCTAAATAA